The genomic region GACCTGGAGCGGGAGGGGGACGAAGAGGAGGACGAGGACGAGGACGAGGACGACTCCCTGACGTCTGTGTCTCAGGTGAGCTGCCCCCTGGTTTGGGGCTCAGTTAACCAGGCAGGGGTTCCTCGAGGGGCGGGGTGGGATCCGCACCTGCTGTTTCGGAAATCCCCTGTTGGCAGGGCAGCAGCCCTGTGGTTCCCAGGCCGAGCCCCAGCTGTGAGCCGGGTCAGGGCCGCGGGAAGCAGTTGGCCCTCTCTAGTCCGAAGCCCGGGGGTTATGGTTCTGCCGTCCTGGGCCTGACCCTTCCCAGGCCACTGTCCTGATCAGGCGCCAGTGCCCACACTCTGTTGGTGCCAGTTGCCCACCCCGGCGTGAGCTCTCACACCACTGATGTGACCCCTGGCTTGAGGCAGACAGTGATGCGGGAGGGATGAGTGGCCACGCAGCGCAGCCAAGGGGTCCTGGGTGTCGTGGTCCTGGGACTTCGGCGTGAGACCCCATACTGCCCCACCTGAGCTGAGCCatctccctctctgagcctgaggTCCTGGTTGCTGAGTGAGACTGGCCTGTGCAAGGCCTGGGAGCCCCTAATTCCATCAGGCATCTGCAGGCTCGCCAGTGATGGGGTGCTCGGCTGTATCCTCGTGAGCCCCACATTGCAGGGCGAGCCCAGTTCCCACCGAAGTGATCTCCTGTCCTGTCTTTGTGGGGGTGCACCCCTGCCTCTTACCCGAGTCAGGGGAGGGCAGTGGCCAGGGCACTTTGTTTCCCAGGGGCTGGTGACCTTTGAAGACGTGGCTGTGTACTTCTCCCTGGAGGAGTGGGAAAGGCTGGACGCAGACCAGCGGGAGCTCTACAAGGAGGTCATGCGGGAAAACTACGGGATTCTGGTGTCCTTGGGTGAGTGGAGCCCTCCGTCCACAGGAGGCATCCTAGCCCGATGGCTGCCTGGGGCTTAGCTGTCTAAGGGTGGTGTGTGGAGCCCAAGGGTCCTGGAGAAGGGGGTGCTGGTGCCAGCTCacctcccagggaagccctggggaccACCTGGCTTCTGGCCAGGGTGTGTCGTGGGGGGGCTCACTGTGGCCCAGCAGCACCCTGACCCAGGTTCCACGTCCTGGGGAGTGGCTGGCCCAGCGCTGGTGTCTGTGCTCCCCTTGGAGGCCTCGAGGGGCGAGGAGTccagaggcagaggagaggggtGGGGCCCCCTGTGGAGGGGGGCTTGGCGGGGAGCTGGGGGTGTGGGAGTTCCAGCcgggaggtggggaggcaggtTCTGGAGGGGACGGGACAGGAGCGGTGGTGGCAGAGCTCTGTGGGTCGGGGTGCGAGTAGAGCCCTGCAGCTGCCACCTCTTCTCTTCGGGCCAGGATACCCAGTCCCCAAGCCGGATCTGATCTTCCGGCTGGAGCAAGGAGAAGAGCCGTGGGTCCCGGATAGCCCCCGTCCCGAGGAGGGAGACATCGTCACTGGCGTCTACACAGGTGAGCGTGACACGGAGTCTCGCAGAGTTTCTGGCAGACTTCAGCCTGCACCTTCGCTGCAGCCCCCGAGAGGGGCCCGGTGTTGCTCGTCTGCGCTGTTGGGGGGCTCCGTGGGGACCGCACGGCGCTGGGGGCTCACCCCTGCCTTTGAGGGTTGGCTCCTCTTGGTTCCATCTGCAGAGGCCCAAGGCCTGGGGAGTCTGTAGCGAACCTCGAGGCTCCTGTtacaagtctttaaaaataatgttctctCCTTGCCCTGGCCTCTGGTGGTCTTTGTGCGCCTGAGGGTCAGCTGTCGCGGCTTCCCCACCTGATTGGCCAGCTCCTCTCGCTGGGAGGTCCGGGGCGAGCATTCCGGAGGGCAGTGTTCAGGGTGGTGGATTTCTCCTGAGACCCCAGACCCGGCTCTGTCCCTCCAACTTTCTGGGCCTCATTTTTTAGTCGTGTGGAGAAGAAAGAGTTTGAAGGAAACCTGTAGTTTCCTGCGCTGAGGCTGTTGGACTGTTGGTTCTATGGAGGTGCCCCCGCGGGGTTTGTGAGCTGTTCTGGGAGGTTCAGTGGAGGCCCGTGCACAGTGCGTGTGTTTGGCTTTGTTCTTGGGTGATGCTTGCCTCGTGCGGGCTCCGGATGTCTTATGCCACTCACGTACCTGGAGCAGCGTGTAGATGTTTTCAATAAAATACAGGAAGACACAAACGGTGCTATGCCTACACGTGTACTCTTCAGAGTATTTCCTTGTATACTGTTTATTCTCGTAACAGCTCTGTGAAATAGCAGGGGAGGGACGATTGGTCTCACTTGATGAGGAAACCAACTTTTAAAGTAGCGATTCAGTCACTTGCCCATGGTGGGCTCAGGCCTCGGGCCTTACTTTCCACTGTGCTGTGGGCCTTCCTGCCCTGGGTCCCCGAGTTCTCTGGGTGTCTGTGGGAATGTCTCCTGGCCTTCAGAATTGGGGGGCGGGCCTCTGGCTGGTAAGAAATGCTGCTCTTGCCCCCAGGCTGAGACTGAGATGTAGGTAATGTTTCTCAGAGGGTCTTAGCGGGAGGTGTGCCCTGTTTCTGGGGTCCAGCTCTGAAATGCCACCTGGGGACAGAAGGACTGCAGGCTTCCATTGGCCAGTCTCTGAACACGCGGTTGGGGTGTTCTCCCCCTTGTCCATGTGTCTCGGGGGTAAGTATGGGCGGGTTGCCAGGCTTGGAGCATGGCCCTGGCCGAGCTAGTCCTCACCTAGTGTCAGAGTCCTCAGGAGTGGAAGTGTCAGGCAGACGAGGTGCCagcctcccttccccagggtGCACTTGTCCACTCCCTGCCGTGGGATCTGGAAGAGGCAGCCCTGTGGAGAAAGGCCCCCAGCCCTTGGTCAGAGCACCTCCTCTGCCCCGGCTCCAGCCTCACCAGTAGACCTGATGGGTCCTCACTCGGATCCCAAACAGGCTTGCATCTGGGAACTGGGGGAACCCTGTCCCCACCTCAGCCTGGAGTGACCCTTCCAGGTGCTGGAATTCTGAAGTGGACTGCACGGTGTGTGGCCGTGGTGGACAGACGCAGGCAGAGTGCCCCCGAGGCAGGTGGCACACAGGTGCTCTGAATACCGGGGTGCTGCGGGCCAGGTTCCTTGTGTGACGTAGCGCCTGCTCTGTAAATACCAGTTCCCTCCTGGGTGTATCAGGACAGCAGGCGAATCACCCCGTTTATAAACCGATTCTATGTCTGCACTCCACACTGAAGGGTGAGGTCAGGAAACTGCTTGGTGAAGGAGGGATGGGATTGCAGGGTCCTGGGGTGGGTCCTCAGCCTTCTGTGATGGAAAGATGTTTGTAGCTCACCCAGTCTTAGTCTGGGACCATTTCTCAAGTGCACAatggctcagaaaaaaaaaaaaaaaaaaaaaaaaacaggcttcaGGGAGGCTCGTCTCTGCCCACAAAATAGCTGGAGCATAGTTAGGGTGAGTGCAGAGAGCTGAGGCCTCCAGGCCCCTGTAGGTCCTTGGCTCAGGGCAGCCTTTCTTGGTTCTACTCTGCGGGTGGGAGCctgaggctgggggagagggacCCAGAGCCAGAGGGACGCTGAGCAAAGCTTAGGTGTTCACAAAGTCAAGTCCTCCATGGCTTGGGTTTGCTGGGGCTGGGGTCTGGGCTGCCTTGGGCCAAGCAGGCCAGGAGGTGGGGTTCTCCAGGAGACGGGGGGCTTTGGAAAAAACAGAGCAGGCATCTCAATCTATTTTTCTGGCCCGTGGTCTCACAGGAGCCCACAGGCGACGTCACCTACTTTGTAGGTGTCCCTGTCCTTCCGCGAGGTGGCAAGCCCTGGAGGGAGCTGGAGGTGTGGACAAGGGATTAGTTGAGGCCATGTGAGGCAAATTTGAGAAGGGAAGGAACACCAGCCTTCCTAGGAGGGACGGAGAAACCTCCTGTCTGCAGAGTTCCTCCTACCTGGGGTAGGGACGGAGGCATCCTGAATTCGGGCTCCGTGCCGGTAAGGGGCTGCTGGCACGGCTTCTTCTCACCTCTCCTGCGGTCGTCTCGTCTCCGTCAGGGGCCTGGTTCTGGACCGACGACATAGAGGACCACGAGGAGGACGACGAGGACTTCCTGGCAGAGGTGGCGGCGGAGGAGAACGAACCCCCGGGGCTGTGGTCGGCGGCCTACGGAGTGGGCGACGTGCCTGGGACCTGGGGCCCCGACGACTCGGACTCTGCGCAGACTCCGGAGGGGTGGGGTCTGGACCCCGGCGGGCTCGGGGTCCTGGCCCCGGAGTCTGAGTCGAAGCCCTTTCTGCCGGGCCGGGAGCCGGGTGCGAGCCTCCTGGCGCCCTGGGCGTTCCCGGCCGCGGTGGCTGCGCCAGCCGGGCGCCCGGAGACGACGTGCGACGTGTGCGGCAAGGTGTTCCCGCACCGGTCCCGGCTGGCCAAGCACCAGCGCTACCACGCGGCGGTCAAGCCCTTCGGCTGCGACGAGTGCGGCAAAGGCTTCGTATACCGCTCGCACCTGGCCATCCACCAGCGTACGCACACCGGCGAGAAGCCCTTCCCGTGCCCCGACTGCGGCAAGCGCTTCGTGTACAAGTCGCACCTGGTCACGCACCGTCGCATTCACACGGGCGAGCGGCCCTACCGGTGCGCCTTCTGCGGCGCGGGCTTTGGGCGCCGCTCCTACCTGGTCACGCACCAGCGCACGCACACGGGCGAGCGGCCCTACCCCTGCCCGCACTGCGGCCGCAGCTTCAGCCAGAGCTCGGCGCTTGCGCGGCATCAGGCGGTGCACACGGCCGACCGGCCCCACTGCTGCCCCGACTGCGGCCAGGCCTTCCGTCTCCGCGCCGATTTCCAGCGCCATCGACGGGGCGGCGGCTGCGCGGAGCCCGGTGGCGAGGGCCCTCGGCGGGAGCCTTGCAACGAGACGGGGCCCGCGGCGGGGCCCGAGGAGGCCGAGGCGGGGCCGGAGGGGCCAGAGGTCGATGAGGCGGACGGAGAGACTGAGGGAGAGGCTGAGGCAAGAGAGGAGGCGGTGGAGGCGCCCACCTCCCGGAGCAAGGATGACCCTGAACCGGACAGGCGGTTTCTGGGGCTAGGCAACGGCCTGGGGGAGGGCGAAGGCCCTTCCTCGCACCCGCTCGGCTTCCACTTCCCCATGCACCCCAAGTCTTGGCTCCACCCGGATGGCTTTCCTATCCTGGGCCTCCCGGACTTCGGGGAGCGGCTGCCGGCCGACGGGCGCCCCCTGCCCGGACCCCTGGGGGGCCGGCTCTCCCTGGTGGAGGGCGCGGGGTTGGCCTGCGACCCTTTCGGCGGCGGGACCGGGCCTGGAGGCACCAGCGGCCTTCGCGCGTTCGGGCCTGCAGTCGGGGGGCTGCTGGCGGAGCCGGCGCCCGCCGCGTTGGCCGAGGAGGAGAGCCCGTGGATCTGCTCCGACTGCGGCAAGACGTTCGGGCGCCGCGCAGCGCTGGCCAAGCACCAGCGCTACCACGCAGGCGAGCGGCCGCACCGCTGCGCCGACTGCGGCAAGAGCTTCGTGTATGGTTCGCACCTGGCGCGCCACCGCCGCACGCACACCGGCGAGCGGCCCTTCCCGTGCCCGGAGTGCGGCGCGCGCTTCGCCCGCGGCTCGCACCTGGCGGCGCACGTGCGCGGCCATACGGGGGAGAAGCCCTTCGTCTGCGGCGTGTGCGGCGCGGGCTTCAGCCGGCGCGCGCATCTGACGGCGCACGGGCGCGCGCACACGGGCGAGCGGCCCTACGCGTGCGGCGAGTGTGGCCGCCGCTTCGGGCAGAGCGCGGCGCTGACGCGGCACCAGTGGGCACACGCCGAGGAGAAGCCGCACCGCTGCCCCGACTGCGGCAAGGGCTTCGGCCACAGCTCGGACTTCAAGCGGCACCGGCGCACgcacacgggcgagaagccctTCCGCTGCACCGACTGCGGCCGCGGCTTCGCGCAGCGCTCCAACTTGGCCAAGCACCGGCGCGGCCACACGGGCGAGCGACCCTTCCCGTGCCCCGAGTGCGGCAAGCGCTTCTCGCAGCGCTCGGTGCTCGTGACGCACCAGCGCACGCACACGGGCGAGCGGCCCTACGCCTGCGCCAACTGCGGCCGCCGCTTCTCGCAGAGCTCGCACCTGCTCACTCACATGAAGACGCACCGCGGCGCGTCGGGCGCGCCGGGCCAGGTGCCCGCGGCGCCTGCGCCCAAGGCCGAGGCGCCCGCCAAGGGACCGCCAAGCGCGGGCGCAGGGACCGGGCCTGGGGAGCACGGCAGCACCCTGCTGGAGTTCGCGGGCGGAACGAGCTTCGGCTCCGAGCCGACGGCCGCCTTCGCGGGGCCTTCGGGCGCCTACGAGGAGACCATCCTGTGAGGGCCTGTGACGGAGGCGCAGGCCACTAGGCCGCCGCCCCTTTGCTCCTCTGGCCTCGGGGGGTGCCGAGGGCCCCAGCCCTGGTGCGGTGCCTTACCCTCAGCCCCGGTGCACCGGCCTCGGGCTTCCCTCCTGCTCGGCCCTAGAGAACCGGCCGCCGAGCTCGCATGGCCGTGAGGGGGGCATGGGGGGCGAGGCGAGCCGCGCGCGGAGCCGATGGGGCAGGGGCGGCCACCCCGACGGGAGACTGCGACATCCCTGGATCGATGCGGTGAGACCACGCGGTGGGGACGGCAGGCGATGTTATTTATTTTACCCGGGTTCGATTTGGGTGGCCCGGGGGAGAGGTGGCATGTGAGTGAGTAACGGGGGTTTAACTTAACGGCGAGGGAGGGGAAGGCCTTGCGTCAAGGGAGGGTGGGGTGGTCGAGGGATTTGGCTGACGACTTCTTCCCATCCCTCAGCGGGAGAATTCAGGGACCTCCTGGCCGTTCAGAGTATGTCCAGGAAGCGTTAAGGACTGCGTGGCGAGGGGAGACCTCGTGGGTTTTCAAAGGACAGTGTTCCTCCCTCATCCGGGGTGGGGGAAGCAGCGATGCACCTGGGAAAGCTTTTATTCTGTGACCGCGGATATTTATTTCCACTGCTTGTGTGGCCCGAAGAATctggaaggaggagaaaaaagccAGAAACCAAATCGTGGCCCCGTGCAGGATGGAGTAGGATGGGGTAGCAGGTATTCACAGGGTCCTCAGGGACCTGGAAGCCTTACTCTCCAGAGTCCTCACTCTGCTCACCCCACTTGAGCGCCGAGATCCAGCCTGGCGGCGTGGGGTTTAGTCTTAACTCCCCTTTGGAATTCTTTGGTGCCCTTACCCCAGGCAGCTGGAGGCGCGCACTCAGAGATTCCCCCACAGCCCTACGCCCCAGCCTTCTGCTCCTCTGCCCACACGGAGGGACATACAGGGCCCTGCTCTTCTGAGCCCGTGGCTCACTTAGATCCAATAACCCAGTGTAAAGTGACAGAGGTCGGTAGCAAGGTCGTTTCTTACATCCCACCATTAGGACTATGAttgcccaccccgccccaccccaggctcctttCACTCTGCCTCTGTCGTCGTCCTACACTAGAAGCCAGCCGTGTTTCTGTTTAGACTCGCATTCCACAGAGTGGGCGGTGAGCCGTCTACCTTGGGGGGTTCCGACCTGAGCCCATGGCTCAGTGACTGACCAAGTATCCAACTATGCAAGGCCTGCGGCCAGCACCCACCTTCCAGGCCTGGCCGTTTGAAGCCACCAGGTCACTTGCAAGACACCTGCCCCCCCCACCTTGATGTTTTTTGGGCCAGTGTGAGTGGGgccagaaaactgaaattttgaaGCAAACGTATTCCCTTCTAGACCTAGTTCCTTCTGTGTTAGTGTAGATGTGGCCTTGGGGCCTGGGAGCCGGCAGCCAGGCTTCTAGTGGCTGGGCGGTAGGAGGCACTGTAGTCACCGTAGTTGGTGGGTGGGAGGAGAGCCTGGATGGCCAGATGGTGGTGGTGAGAATTAGCCTggctgatgggggtggggggatggggtgggtggtgaGGAGGACAGGGGTTCCCAGGGAGGTGCTGGCTGGTGCCCTCTGTCCCTGGCCTGTCTCTCCCGCTGTGGGAAGGCGCCTCAGGAAGGGCCCAGGGCAAGGTGGGCCAGCCCCTGAGGCCGGGTTCCGGTCCATGCCCATCCTGCCTGGCCCAGCCCTGAGTACAGACCTGCACCCGTCCTGGGCCCCAGCCGCCCTGCCCCGCAGCTGTCAGCAGGAGGAAGGACCTAGCTTTAATAAAAAGTGGACAAACGAGCCTTGTGCCTGGACTCCGTGTTGTTGCCCCTTCTCCGGCCCCTCAGGGAGGCCCTGCAGGGCTTCAGGCCCATCTTGTTTCTGCAGATGATCTTAGGAGTGTCTCTTTTCAGAACCTAGAATTGGCCTGTGCTGAGTCAGCCCAAGAGAGCGTCTACCCCTGCCGCCCGTGTCCACCAGGCCTTTGCGGGAGTCCCTAGAGGGCCTCCACACTGCCACCTACTCCTTGTAACACGCACACCTGTGTTGGGATACAGCCTCTTTTAGGGTTATTTTGATGAGGCCCCATTCCTGGCGGTCCAGACCTCTCTCCTGAGGGCCCAGCACCACACAGGTTTATCCAGGctcacctgctctgtgccaggacgGAGCTCACCTCCCTACACCTCAGACGCCTTCCTTTGAACTGATTCATTGATTTCTCACCACATGGTGTCCCCACGACCAGACCTGATCCTCCCATCCTTTCCGCAAGGAGTTGAAAAATATGCACTATGAAGTCAGTTCTCTTTTCAAATGTGGTTTGGAAGCATCAGAACAGAACCCGGTATTTCAGTAGCGGATGGACATTAAGCCCTAGTGTAAGCGGATGGCCTTGAGGATCTTAAAGTCTCTTCAGA from Odocoileus virginianus isolate 20LAN1187 ecotype Illinois chromosome 33, Ovbor_1.2, whole genome shotgun sequence harbors:
- the ZNF316 gene encoding zinc finger protein 316 isoform X2, which codes for MAAPRTTPDLPAAQLERLDGSECGPDQEEEEEEGKGEEVEALEEDQVEVLEEDQVEVLEEDQVEALEERLVEEVVVDVDVEVDGTVEEALAEEQSPASGTQECPRGGRDTESPGLKEKALQASRAPATLRDEDLEREGDEEEDEDEDEDDSLTSVSQGLVTFEDVAVYFSLEEWERLDADQRELYKEVMRENYGILVSLVPKPDLIFRLEQGEEPWVPDSPRPEEGDIVTGVYTGAWFWTDDIEDHEEDDEDFLAEVAAEENEPPGLWSAAYGVGDVPGTWGPDDSDSAQTPEGWGLDPGGLGVLAPESESKPFLPGREPGASLLAPWAFPAAVAAPAGRPETTCDVCGKVFPHRSRLAKHQRYHAAVKPFGCDECGKGFVYRSHLAIHQRTHTGEKPFPCPDCGKRFVYKSHLVTHRRIHTGERPYRCAFCGAGFGRRSYLVTHQRTHTGERPYPCPHCGRSFSQSSALARHQAVHTADRPHCCPDCGQAFRLRADFQRHRRGGGCAEPGGEGPRREPCNETGPAAGPEEAEAGPEGPEVDEADGETEGEAEAREEAVEAPTSRSKDDPEPDRRFLGLGNGLGEGEGPSSHPLGFHFPMHPKSWLHPDGFPILGLPDFGERLPADGRPLPGPLGGRLSLVEGAGLACDPFGGGTGPGGTSGLRAFGPAVGGLLAEPAPAALAEEESPWICSDCGKTFGRRAALAKHQRYHAGERPHRCADCGKSFVYGSHLARHRRTHTGERPFPCPECGARFARGSHLAAHVRGHTGEKPFVCGVCGAGFSRRAHLTAHGRAHTGERPYACGECGRRFGQSAALTRHQWAHAEEKPHRCPDCGKGFGHSSDFKRHRRTHTGEKPFRCTDCGRGFAQRSNLAKHRRGHTGERPFPCPECGKRFSQRSVLVTHQRTHTGERPYACANCGRRFSQSSHLLTHMKTHRGASGAPGQVPAAPAPKAEAPAKGPPSAGAGTGPGEHGSTLLEFAGGTSFGSEPTAAFAGPSGAYEETIL
- the ZNF316 gene encoding zinc finger protein 316 isoform X1; this encodes MAAPRTTPDLPAAQLERLDGSECGPDQEEEEEEGKGEEVEALEEDQVEVLEEDQVEVLEEDQVEALEERLVEEVVVDVDVEVDGTVEEALAEEQSPASGTQECPRGGRDTESPGLKEKALQASRAPATLRDEDLEREGDEEEDEDEDEDDSLTSVSQGLVTFEDVAVYFSLEEWERLDADQRELYKEVMRENYGILVSLGYPVPKPDLIFRLEQGEEPWVPDSPRPEEGDIVTGVYTGAWFWTDDIEDHEEDDEDFLAEVAAEENEPPGLWSAAYGVGDVPGTWGPDDSDSAQTPEGWGLDPGGLGVLAPESESKPFLPGREPGASLLAPWAFPAAVAAPAGRPETTCDVCGKVFPHRSRLAKHQRYHAAVKPFGCDECGKGFVYRSHLAIHQRTHTGEKPFPCPDCGKRFVYKSHLVTHRRIHTGERPYRCAFCGAGFGRRSYLVTHQRTHTGERPYPCPHCGRSFSQSSALARHQAVHTADRPHCCPDCGQAFRLRADFQRHRRGGGCAEPGGEGPRREPCNETGPAAGPEEAEAGPEGPEVDEADGETEGEAEAREEAVEAPTSRSKDDPEPDRRFLGLGNGLGEGEGPSSHPLGFHFPMHPKSWLHPDGFPILGLPDFGERLPADGRPLPGPLGGRLSLVEGAGLACDPFGGGTGPGGTSGLRAFGPAVGGLLAEPAPAALAEEESPWICSDCGKTFGRRAALAKHQRYHAGERPHRCADCGKSFVYGSHLARHRRTHTGERPFPCPECGARFARGSHLAAHVRGHTGEKPFVCGVCGAGFSRRAHLTAHGRAHTGERPYACGECGRRFGQSAALTRHQWAHAEEKPHRCPDCGKGFGHSSDFKRHRRTHTGEKPFRCTDCGRGFAQRSNLAKHRRGHTGERPFPCPECGKRFSQRSVLVTHQRTHTGERPYACANCGRRFSQSSHLLTHMKTHRGASGAPGQVPAAPAPKAEAPAKGPPSAGAGTGPGEHGSTLLEFAGGTSFGSEPTAAFAGPSGAYEETIL